One Diospyros lotus cultivar Yz01 chromosome 1, ASM1463336v1, whole genome shotgun sequence genomic window carries:
- the LOC127811540 gene encoding major allergen Pru ar 1-like, with protein MAVVTTSHEYTCSIPSARLFKALVLDSHNLIPKVVPSIKSIDIVHGDGGPGSIKQTNFADGSHFKYMKHRVDEVDSATFFSKTTLIEGDALGDKLECIVYEIKIEAAAGAGSVTKSTSHYHPKPGVELKEDDIKSGKDKATGINKAVEEYLLANPDLYA; from the coding sequence ATGGCTGTTGTTACCACAAGCCACGAGTACACTTGCTCCATTCCTTCCGCAAGGCTGTTCAAGGCCTTGGTGCTCGATTCCCACAACCTCATTCCTAAAGTTGTTCCTTCCATCAAGAGCATCGACATCGTCCATGGAGATGGAGGTCCCGGCAGCATTAAGCAGACCAATTTCGCTGATGGCAGCCACTTCAAGTACATGAAGCACAGAGTCGATGAGGTGGATTCCGCTACCTTCTTCAGCAAGACCACTTTGATCGAGGGCGATGCGCTGGGCGACAAGCTCGAATGCATTGTTTACGAGATCAAGATCGAGGCGGCTGCTGGCGCCGGAAGCGTGACCAAGAGCACCAGCCACTACCACCCCAAGCCCGGCGTTGAGCTGAAGGAAGACGATATCAAGTCGGGAAAAGACAAGGCCACCGGCATCAACAAGGCTGTTGAGGAATACCTCCTCGCCAACCCTGATCTCTACGCTTAA
- the LOC127788081 gene encoding uncharacterized protein LOC127788081, which translates to MFNGMGGDSLDKLGALRIASLDEEEDDQVNEDEDEDEGDFDDDDDDEDAVPVTLGFFEKPRNSWSLLRQLFPSKAGGVPAWLDPTNLPSGKSCLCDICGEPMRFVLQVYAPLSEKESTFHRTLFVFMCPSMACLLQDQHEQWKRKSENASRSVKVFRCQLTRSNPFYSSEPPRHDGTDKPSRVGASLCNWCGTWKGDKVCSSCRRARYCSEKHQTTHWRSGHKIECQQLSFSPQTPSTGPINSSTDIQKVASKNIWPEYEIVNEDECEYDAEMSEDNGCANSLVSGSRMDETVKSLMDNFEGDGDKKSWASFQERISRAPEQVLRYCRNDSAKPLWPMSSGRPPKTDIPKCSHCGGPRGFEFQILPQLLYYFGVQNEADSLDWATIVVYSCEASCDGGAVYKEEFAWVQLASQSVAVP; encoded by the exons ATGTTCAATGGAATGGGAGGGGATTCTTTGGACAAGCTCGGGGCTCTCCGAATTGCTTCGCTTGACGAGGAGGAAGATGATCAAGTAaacgaagatgaagatgaagatgaaggtgactttgacgatgatgatgatgatgaagatgcaGTCCCTGTAACTCTAGGTTTTTTCGAAAAGCCTAGGAATAGCTGGTCCCTTCTTCGTCAGCTATTTCCAAGCAAGGCTGGGGGTGTTCCA GCTTGGTTGGATCCTACTAATTTGCCTTCGGGAAAGTCTTGTCTCTGCGACATTTGTGGAGAGCCTATGCGGTTTGTGCTTCAG GTTTACGCACCACTCTCTGAGAAGGAATCTACATTTCACCGCACattatttgtatttatgtgtCCATCAATGGCATGTCTCCTCCAAGACCAACATGAGCAGTGGAAACGGAAATCAGAAAATGCTTCTCGAAG TGTGAAGGTTTTCCGTTGCCAACTGACCCGCTCAAATCCTTTTTACTCAAGTGAACCTCCAAGGCACGATGGGACTGACAAACCTTCTAGGGTTGGAG CCTCTCTCTGTAATTGGTGTGGTACATGGAAAGGAGATAAAGTTTGCAGTAGTTGTAGAAGAGCACGTTATTGCTCAGAGAAACATCAG ACTACCCATTGGAGGTCAGGTCATAAGATTGAATGTCAACAATTGAGCTTTTCTCCTCAGACTCCTAGCACTGGGCCAATTAACAGTTCGACAGATATCCAAAAAG TTGCAAGCAAGAACATATGGCCTGAGTATGAGATTGTAAATGAGGATGAATGCGAATATGATGCAGAGATGTCTGAAGACAATGGCTGTGCCAATTCATTGGTTTCTGGGAGCCGAATGGATGAGACTGTCAAGTCATTGATGGACAACTTTGAG GGTGATGGTGACAAAAAGAGTTGGGCTTCCTTCCAAGAGCGCATTTCCAGGGCCCCTGAGCAAGTGTTGAG ATATTGTAGAAATGATAGTGCTAAACCACTGTGGCCTATGTCTAGTGGTCGACCACCCAAGACTGACATTCCCAAATGCAGCCATTGTGGTGGCCCTCGGGGTTTTGAATTTCAG ATTTTACCGCAGTTGCTTTATTACTTCGGGGTGCAAAATGAGGCAGATTCGCTTGACTGGGCAACCATTGTTGTTTACTCATGTGAAGCCTCCTGCGATGGTGGGGCTGTTTACAAGGAGGAATTTGCTTGGGTTCAGCTTGCTTCTCAATCTGTTGCTGTTCCTTGA
- the LOC127801578 gene encoding probable polygalacturonase isoform X1 — MSPNKTLMKGLVALLLLLALTDAVELLGGPNDGECELDRPLEPRPHSVSISEFGAVGDGKTLNTVAFQNAIFYLKSFADKGGAQLYVPPGKWLTGSFNLTSHLTLFLEKGAVVLGWQDYSHWEIVEPLPSYGRGIEVPGRRYRSLISGHNLTDVVITGNNGTIDGQGSVWWDLFNSHSLNYSRPHLVELISSSDIVISNTTFLNSPAWNIHPVYCSNVLVQNITVHSPPESPYTSGIVPDSSEHVCVENSNISTGYDALVLKSGWDEYGISYGAPTRYIHIRDVFLQSFSGSGVALGSEMSGGISDILAERLHIRDSLIGMEAKTARGRGGYIKDILISDVEMLNIHVAIEATGQCESHPDDKFDPSALPTVRRITFRDIVGTNITTAGKFLGISESPFTYICLSNVSLSTAFDPSTPWICSSVSGFSEAVSPEPCADLQSLNSEYSSSCYGLLHPRSEVAIL; from the exons ATGAGTCCCAATAAGACTCTCATGAAGGGGCTA GTAGCACTGCTTTTGCTTCTGGCATTGACTGATGCTGTTGAACTTCTGGGGGGACCAAATGATGGGGAATGTGAACTGGATAGGCCATTGGAACCCAGACCTCACAGCGTGTCCATCTCGGAATTTGGGGCAGTTGGGGATGGGAAGACATTGAATACAGTTGCCTTCCAGAATGCTATTTTCTACCTTAAATCCTTCGCAGACAAGGGTGGTGCTCAGCTCTATGTCCCACCAGGCAAGTGGCTTACTGGAAGCTTCAATCTTACGAGCCACCTTACACTCTTCCTGGAAAAAGGCGCTGTGGTTCTTGGCTGGCAG GACTACTCTCATTGGGAGATAGTTGAACCTTTACCATCTTATGGTCGTGGGATTGAAGTGCCAGGTCGAAGATATCGTAGCTTGATTAGTGGACATAATTTAACTGATGTGGTCATAACAG GTAATAATGGAACTATTGATGGCCAGGGTTCCGTGTGGTGGGACCTGTTCAATTCCCATTCCTTAAACTATAGCCGTCCTCATCTTGTTGAACTTATCAGCTCTAGTGATATTGTTATATCAAACACAACCTTCTTAAATTCCCCCGCCTGGAATATTCATCCAGTATACTGCAG CAACGTGTTGGTTCAAAACATAACTGTCCATTCTCCGCCAGAATCTCCTTACACCAGTGGCATAGTTCCAG ATTCTTCCGAGCATGTATGTGTTGAGAATAGCAACATTAGCACGGGCTATGATGCCCTTGTGCTCAAGAGTGGATGGGATGAGTACGGAATTTCCTATGGCGCGCCAACCAGATATATCCACATCAGGGATGTTTTCCTTCAGTCTTTTTCAGGATCTGGTGTGGCTTTGGGTAGTGAAATGTCTGGTGGCATCTCTGACATACTTGCTGAACGCCTTCATATACGTGATTCATTGATTGGCATGGAAGCCAAAACAGCAAGAGGCAGGGGTGGTTACATAAAAGACATTCTTATATCAGACGTGGAAATGCTAAATATTCATGTTGCTATTGAGGCTACAGGTCAGTGTGAATCTCACCCAGATGACAAGTTTGATCCTTCTGCCCTTCCAACTGTCAGGCGCATTACATTTAGGGACATAGTTGGCACAAACATCACTACTGCAGGGAAGTTCCTGGGAATCTCTGAATCTCCCTTCACATATATTTGCCTATCTAATGTTTCCCTCTCCACTGCCTTTGACCCTTCCACTCCATGGATATGCTCCAGTGTGTCGGGTTTCTCTGAAGCTGTGTCTCCTGAACCGTGTGCTGATCTCCAAAGCTTAAATTCAGAATATTCTTCATCTTGCTACGGTCTCCTGCATCCGAGGAGCGAAGTAGCAATTCTATAA
- the LOC127801578 gene encoding probable polygalacturonase isoform X2 encodes MKCVIRGSGVALLLLLALTDAVELLGGPNDGECELDRPLEPRPHSVSISEFGAVGDGKTLNTVAFQNAIFYLKSFADKGGAQLYVPPGKWLTGSFNLTSHLTLFLEKGAVVLGWQDYSHWEIVEPLPSYGRGIEVPGRRYRSLISGHNLTDVVITGNNGTIDGQGSVWWDLFNSHSLNYSRPHLVELISSSDIVISNTTFLNSPAWNIHPVYCSNVLVQNITVHSPPESPYTSGIVPDSSEHVCVENSNISTGYDALVLKSGWDEYGISYGAPTRYIHIRDVFLQSFSGSGVALGSEMSGGISDILAERLHIRDSLIGMEAKTARGRGGYIKDILISDVEMLNIHVAIEATGQCESHPDDKFDPSALPTVRRITFRDIVGTNITTAGKFLGISESPFTYICLSNVSLSTAFDPSTPWICSSVSGFSEAVSPEPCADLQSLNSEYSSSCYGLLHPRSEVAIL; translated from the exons ATGAAATGTGTTATTCGTGGAAGTGGG GTAGCACTGCTTTTGCTTCTGGCATTGACTGATGCTGTTGAACTTCTGGGGGGACCAAATGATGGGGAATGTGAACTGGATAGGCCATTGGAACCCAGACCTCACAGCGTGTCCATCTCGGAATTTGGGGCAGTTGGGGATGGGAAGACATTGAATACAGTTGCCTTCCAGAATGCTATTTTCTACCTTAAATCCTTCGCAGACAAGGGTGGTGCTCAGCTCTATGTCCCACCAGGCAAGTGGCTTACTGGAAGCTTCAATCTTACGAGCCACCTTACACTCTTCCTGGAAAAAGGCGCTGTGGTTCTTGGCTGGCAG GACTACTCTCATTGGGAGATAGTTGAACCTTTACCATCTTATGGTCGTGGGATTGAAGTGCCAGGTCGAAGATATCGTAGCTTGATTAGTGGACATAATTTAACTGATGTGGTCATAACAG GTAATAATGGAACTATTGATGGCCAGGGTTCCGTGTGGTGGGACCTGTTCAATTCCCATTCCTTAAACTATAGCCGTCCTCATCTTGTTGAACTTATCAGCTCTAGTGATATTGTTATATCAAACACAACCTTCTTAAATTCCCCCGCCTGGAATATTCATCCAGTATACTGCAG CAACGTGTTGGTTCAAAACATAACTGTCCATTCTCCGCCAGAATCTCCTTACACCAGTGGCATAGTTCCAG ATTCTTCCGAGCATGTATGTGTTGAGAATAGCAACATTAGCACGGGCTATGATGCCCTTGTGCTCAAGAGTGGATGGGATGAGTACGGAATTTCCTATGGCGCGCCAACCAGATATATCCACATCAGGGATGTTTTCCTTCAGTCTTTTTCAGGATCTGGTGTGGCTTTGGGTAGTGAAATGTCTGGTGGCATCTCTGACATACTTGCTGAACGCCTTCATATACGTGATTCATTGATTGGCATGGAAGCCAAAACAGCAAGAGGCAGGGGTGGTTACATAAAAGACATTCTTATATCAGACGTGGAAATGCTAAATATTCATGTTGCTATTGAGGCTACAGGTCAGTGTGAATCTCACCCAGATGACAAGTTTGATCCTTCTGCCCTTCCAACTGTCAGGCGCATTACATTTAGGGACATAGTTGGCACAAACATCACTACTGCAGGGAAGTTCCTGGGAATCTCTGAATCTCCCTTCACATATATTTGCCTATCTAATGTTTCCCTCTCCACTGCCTTTGACCCTTCCACTCCATGGATATGCTCCAGTGTGTCGGGTTTCTCTGAAGCTGTGTCTCCTGAACCGTGTGCTGATCTCCAAAGCTTAAATTCAGAATATTCTTCATCTTGCTACGGTCTCCTGCATCCGAGGAGCGAAGTAGCAATTCTATAA